Within the Corallococcus exiguus genome, the region GATTGGATGCCCGCAGTGGCCGCGCTGTCGTCGGAGCTGCGGGCCTGGACGTGGGACGCGATGGCGGCGGCGGTGGTGGCTCGGCTGGAGGCGTGAAGCTTCAGGCCTTGCGCTCGAGCACCTGCTCGAAGAAGTCGAGGTGCGCCTTCGCGACCACCGGCCAGGCGAAGCGGGACACGGCTCGCTCGCGGCCTCGTGTGGACAGTTCCTGACGTTGAGCGGGGCTCTCCAGCAGCTCCTCTAGCGCGGTGATCCAGGCACCGCCGTACGACTCCGGCAGGATGCGCCCGGCATCGCCCACGGTGTGCGGAATCTCTCCGGAGTCGCTGGCGAACACGGGCACGCCACACGCGAAGGCCTCCGCGAGCATGCGGCCAAACTGTTCCTTCCACGCGGGCGTCGTCTGGCTGGGCGCGCAGAGCACGTCCATGGCGTTGAGCGCGCGAGGCACCTCCGCGTGCTTCACGCCGGTGACGATGCGCACGCGGTCTCCGTGGCGTGCGGCCCAGGCGCGCAGGTCCACTTCCAGCGGGCCTCCGCCGACGAAGAGGGCTCGCCAGGGTGTGGTCATCCGGTTGAGCGCATCCATCAGGAGGCGCAGGCCCTTCTCCGGCACGAAGCGGCCCAGATAGCCCACCACGGGCGGCCCTTCGGACGTCCAGCCCAGGCGCTCGCGGAAGGCGCGGCCCGCCTCCGGATCCGGACGGAAGTGCTCCACGTCCACGCCCACGGGGATGAAGCGCGAGGGGCGCTGTTCATAGCCGGGCCGCGCGAGGAGGTTGTCGTGCACCGTCTGGCCCCAGGCGATCCATCCCGCGGCCCGGCGCAGGACGAAGCGCTCGGCCTGCGCGAAGGGTGGGGGATAGCGCTTGGCCAGGTTCTGGAACGTGCAGAAGACGAGCGGCACGTGGGCGGGCGTCATCAACGCCACCTCCAGGCCGGAGAGGACGTAGGGCTCTTCCCACAAGTGCACCAGGTCCGCGCCTCGCGACAGGTGCGCGTGCACCTCCGGCCCGTAGACGAAGCCGTGCAGCGAGCGGCTGAAGTACGCGGGCACGCCCTCCAGGTTCACGGCCTCCTGAGGGTCGCGTTGGAGCACCAGCGGGCTCAGGTCCCCGTGAAAGGACTTCGGCGCCACGGCGGTGACGTCCCAGCGGCCGGCGCCCACGCGGGCCATCTCGTTGGCCAGCCGCCGGTTGAGGGTGACGACGTAGGAGTGCGAGACGGTGACGAGCTTCCGGGGACGCATCATGAATGCCCTCGCGTGGGGACGAGGCTCCGATACACGGCGAGGATGTCCCGGGCGTAGCGCTCACGGGAGAAGCGGCGTACGGCGGTGTGGCGGGCCGCGCGGGCCAGGGTGTCTCGCAAGGCTTCGTCCTCCAGCAGCCGGCGCAGGGCCGCCGCGAGCGTGTTCGCGTCGCCGGGTTCGATGGCCAGCACGTCCTCGCCATCCCGCAGCGCTTCGGCGGCGCCGCTCGACTTCGAGATGACGGCGGCCCGGCCGCAGGCGAGCGCCTCCGCGATGGTGAGGCCGAAGGGCTCGCGGCGGGTGCTCGCGTGCACGAAGACGTCCAGGGCCCGGTAGACGCGGGCGGGTTCCGGCTGGAAGGGCACGAAGCCCACGCGACCCGTGAGGCCGTGGCGCTCCACCTGTTCGCGCAGCTCCGCGTCGGTGAACTGCGAGCCGGCCGTGCGGTAGAGCGGAGCGCCCACGAGGTAGAATCGCACGGGCAGGGCCGGTGCCTGACGCGTCAGCAGAGCCGCGGCCGCCAGGAAGACGTCGTGTCCCTTCCAACGCGCGTACGTGGCCACGAGCCCCACGCGCAACGTGTCCGGAGGAGCGGGAGGAAGTCCGGCCAGTGCATCCAGGTGCGCGCCGTCACCAGCGGCCGGAGAGAACCGCTCCACATCCACGCCGTTGGGCACGACGTGCACGGGCACCTTCCCGAGCACCGTGCGCGCGTCGTCGCCGACGGCCTGCGAGTTCGCGATGGCGGCCGAGGCCAGCGGATGCAGGCCGGAGAGCGCGCGTCGAACCAGCGGTCGCTCGCCGAGGAAGTCGTGCACGTGCCACACGCGCGGAATCGGAAGTCCGGTGGTGGCCGCGCTCAGCAGGTGGGTCTTGATGCCATTGGAGTGCAGCAGGTCCGGCGCCGCGTCACGCACCGCGCGCCGCAGGTCGAGGCCGTAGCGGGTCAGCAGCAGGGGCGTCGGGGCAATCTCACGCGCGAAGCGAAAGAGACCCGCGCGG harbors:
- a CDS encoding glycosyltransferase family 4 protein, with translation MMRPRKLVTVSHSYVVTLNRRLANEMARVGAGRWDVTAVAPKSFHGDLSPLVLQRDPQEAVNLEGVPAYFSRSLHGFVYGPEVHAHLSRGADLVHLWEEPYVLSGLEVALMTPAHVPLVFCTFQNLAKRYPPPFAQAERFVLRRAAGWIAWGQTVHDNLLARPGYEQRPSRFIPVGVDVEHFRPDPEAGRAFRERLGWTSEGPPVVGYLGRFVPEKGLRLLMDALNRMTTPWRALFVGGGPLEVDLRAWAARHGDRVRIVTGVKHAEVPRALNAMDVLCAPSQTTPAWKEQFGRMLAEAFACGVPVFASDSGEIPHTVGDAGRILPESYGGAWITALEELLESPAQRQELSTRGRERAVSRFAWPVVAKAHLDFFEQVLERKA
- a CDS encoding glycosyltransferase family 4 protein; this translates as MRILFLNPVGILGGAERALVDLLACLRTLEPGLSLHLIAGTDGPLVETARGLGVETQVLALPDRLSALGDSGLREQGRAGLFRFAREIAPTPLLLTRYGLDLRRAVRDAAPDLLHSNGIKTHLLSAATTGLPIPRVWHVHDFLGERPLVRRALSGLHPLASAAIANSQAVGDDARTVLGKVPVHVVPNGVDVERFSPAAGDGAHLDALAGLPPAPPDTLRVGLVATYARWKGHDVFLAAAALLTRQAPALPVRFYLVGAPLYRTAGSQFTDAELREQVERHGLTGRVGFVPFQPEPARVYRALDVFVHASTRREPFGLTIAEALACGRAAVISKSSGAAEALRDGEDVLAIEPGDANTLAAALRRLLEDEALRDTLARAARHTAVRRFSRERYARDILAVYRSLVPTRGHS